Below is a window of Demequina muriae DNA.
CGACGTCGCTCTGGGTCCACGTCACCGTTGTCTCGCGCTCATCCGGTGCCGCGGTGCGGAGCAGCTCGGCCGCAGCGAACGCCTTCAGAGTCGACGCGAAGCGAAAGCGCTCGTCAGCACGGAACTCGACCGTGGCGCCCGTCTCGGTGTCGACTGCGCTCACGCCCACGCGAGCCTCGAACTCCGCCTCCAGTTCCCGCAGTTCGCGCGTGGTCGCCCGATCCGCGGCCGTGGGAGTGGCAGCGGGAGACGAGGACGGCGCGACCGACGGGGCCGACGGCTCAGGCGCCTCGGCGACGGGTGCGGGCGACGCGCAGCCGGTGACCGCCACCAGCGCAAGCGCGATCACGGCCGCGTGCGAGCGGACTGCGGTGCGAGGCATCATCGAGATCCTTCGGATCAGCCGCCCTCTGGCGTCGACGAGGCAGGGGGCGGGGACGGGGACGCCGACCACGGTAATCGATCGGCGTCCCCGGTTGGCCCTATGCGGACTCGAGCACCACCTGCTCTCCGTCCCAGTCGGCGCGCACCTGATCGCCTTCTCCGACGGTGCCGTCCACGATCTCCTTCGCCAGAGCGTTCAGCACCCGGGTCTGGATGAGCCGCTTGAGCGGACGCGCCCCGAACGCGGGGTCGAAGCCGTCGCGCGCGAGCGATTCCCGAAGGGCGTCGGTGACGGTCAGCGCGATGTCCTTCTGCGCGGCGATCCGTGCGACGGCCTTCGCGAGTTCCGTCTCCACGATGTCGCCCATCGCGGACGGGTCGATGCGGTCGAAGATCACGACGTCGTCGAGCCGGTTGAGGAACTCGGGCCGGAACGCCGTGCGCAGCGCCACCTGCAGGTTCGCCTCGAGCGCGGCCCGGTCCACGCCGTCCCATCCGAGCACGATGTCGGAGCCGAGGTTGGACGTCATGATGAGGATGGTGTTCGTGAAGTTCACCGTGCGCCCATGACCGTCGGTGAGGCGACCGTCGTCGAGCACCTGGAGCAGCACGTTCCACACGTCGGGGTGGGCCTTCTCCACCTCGTCGAACAGCACGATGCTGTACGGGCGGCGCCGCACGGCCTCCGTCAGTTGTCCGCCCTGGTCGTAGCCCACGTACCCCGGGGGCGCACCGATCAGGCGCGCGACGGCGTGGCTCTCCATGTACTCCGACATGTCGATGCGGATCATCGCCCGCTCGTCGTCGAACAGCTGCTCCGCGAGAGCGCGCGCCAGCTCGGTCTTGCCCACACCCGTGGGGCCGAGGAACAGGAACGAGCCGATGGGCCGGTGCTCGTCGGCGAGCCCCGCGCGGGCGCGCCTGATCGCATCGGCCACGCTCGCGATCGCGCGATGCTGTCCCACCACGCGTTCGTGGAGGCGGTCCTCGAGCTGGCCCAGCTTGGACGACTCGTCGGTCAGCAGCTTCTCGACAGGCACGCCGGTCCACTTCGCCACCACGCTGGCGATGTCGTCGCCGGTGACCTCCTCGCGGAGCATGCGCTCCTCGGCGGGGATCGCCTCGAGCTCAGCCCGCGCATCGGCCATCTCCTTGTCCGCCGCCGGAATGTCGCCGTAGCGGATGCGGCCGGCGCGCTCCAGCTCGCCGTAGCGTTCGGCGCGGTCAAGCTCGCCGCGGAGGGACTCCAGCCGCTCCGTCGCCGACGAGACGCGGACGATGAGGTCCTTCTCGCGCGCCCACCGCATGTTCAGCTCGTCCGACTCGGCCTTGAGGCGCGCGATGTCGGCGTCGATCTCGTCGCGTCGTGCGCGGGCGGCGGGGGACTTGTCCTTCGCCACCTGCGTGCGCTCGATCTCGAGCTGCATGATCCGGCGGCGCGCGCGGTCCAACTCGATCGGCATCGAGTCGAGCTGCATCTTGAGAGCGCTGGTGGCCTCGTCGATGAGATCGACGGCCTTGTCCGGCAGGAACCGGTCCGAGATGTAGCGGTCGGAGAGGCGGGCCGAGGCGACGATCGCCTCGTCGGTGATCTTCACGCCGTGGTGGACCTCGTACTTCTCCTGAAGCCCACGCAGGATCGCGACCGTGTCCTCGATCGATGGCTCGCCGACGTAGACGGGCTGGAACCGGCGTTCGAGCGCGGAGTCGGTCTCGATGTGCTCGCGGTACTCGCCGAGCGTGGTCGCACCGATCATGCGCAGCTTCCCGCGCGCGAGCATCGGCTTGAGGATGTTGCCCGCGTCGACGCTGCCGTCGGCCTTGCCGGCTCCCACGATGGTGTGGAGCTCGTCGATGAACAGCAGGATGCGGCCCTCGGCCTGTTCGACCTCGGTGAGGATGGCCTTGAGTCGCTCCTCGAACTGCCCGCGGTAGGCGGCGCCCGCGACCACCGAGCTCATGGCGATCTCGATCACGCGGCGGTCCTTGAGGGACGAGGGAACGTCGCCGGCGACGATGCGCTGGGCGAGGCCCTCGACGATCGCCGTCTTGCCCACGCCGGGCTCGCCGATCAGCACGGCGTTGTTCTTGGTGCGCCGGGTGAGGACCTGCATGACGCGGCGAATCTCCTCGTCGCGGCCGATGACGGGGTCGAGAGAGCCCGACTCGGCGAGGGCGGTGAAGTCCTGGCCGAACTGCTCGAGGGCGCTTGGCTGCTGGTCGGCCTGGGGCGCCTGCTGTGGGGTGGTCATGATGAACCTCCTGCTTGATCTGACATGAGGCTCGAAGTTGAGCCGTATGCACTCAAGTTTACATAACTCACCTACGCTCGGCAACAGGAGGCGACGGACGATGCGGGGGAGAGGGTGGCGAGAAGGAGAAGGCGGGCTGCGGAGGGACAGCCGAGGAGCTCGCTATCGTGGCCCGTGGTCGAGTGCGCGGCCGCGATTAGCGCAAGGGTCGAAACATCGGCTATCATCGTGACTCGCGTTCGCCGCAGGTTGGGCGGACCGCTAGGGCCCCGTTGTGTAGCGGCCTAGCACGCCGCCCTCTCAAGGCGGTAGCGCGGGTTCGAATCCCGTCGGGGCTACGGAAAGACTCCTCACCATCAGGTGGGGAGTCTTCTTCGTTGTGCGACGCGTGCACACGGTGGTGCACTGCGTCGACCTCGTCGTGCCATGATGCGAAGAGAGGGGAGGTGGCTCGGCCGTGACCTTGGGCGAGTACTTCCCTGCCACGCTGGCGGCGGCCCGCCAGGGTGCCACCTGGGCGTGGGAATCCATCTACCGTGACCTCTACGGCCCGTTGCACGGTTTCGTGCGGGGATCTGGTGTGCCAGGCGAGGCGGAGGACGTCGTCTCCGAGACCTTCCTCAACATTGCGCGCGACATCCACCGGTTCGAGGGAGATGAAGATCGGTTCCGGGCGTGGACCTTCACGATCGCGCGCCGTCGCATGCAGGACGCGTGGAGATCGCACGGTCGTACGGCGCCGGTCACCGGCGAGGTGGACCTGTCGACGATCGCTGACGAGAGGTTCCTCGGCAACGTGGAGTCCGAGGCGCTCAGCGACCTTTCATTGATGGAGCTGCGCGCAGTGATTCGGGGACTGACCGCGATGCAGCGTGATGTCCTGATGCTGCGAGTCGTCGCGGACATGTCCGTGAAGGACACCGCCGAGGTGCTGCAGAAGTCGGAGGGCGCGGTGCGCGTGCTGCAGAACCGCGCCGTCCGCGCGTTGCGCGACGCCCTCGGTCGCGACGACTCTGACACTCCTGGAAAAGAATCTGACGATGACGCGTAACGTCCGGGGCCCGTCGAGCGATGACCACAGTGAGATGACTACTGACGAGCACTTCTCCGACCGCGACCTGAACGCGCTGTTCTCCGGCCGCGCGATCGCCGATGCGCGCCTCGCGGAGCTTGGTCCGGTGATGGCCGCGCTGCGGTCGACGTCCGCCGACGCTCCGTCAGATGATCAGGTGGCCGCCATGGCGGTCGCACTGTCCCGGGCGGTTCCTGCGACGACCGATGGTGGCGTCGCACGAGCCCACGCCCGGCCTTCTCCGCGACGTGGCTCGGCGCTGTCGCGGCGCCTCGTCGCCATCGTGGCAGGCGCCGGTCTCGTGGGAGTGGGATTCGCGGGAGCCGCTGCCGCTGACGGCGCTGCGCCCGGGGACACGCTCTACGGGCTCGACCGCGCCCTCGAAGCGGTGGGCATCAACAATGGGGGCGCGCATGAGCGCCTCGCTGAGGTGCGGGTGCTGCTCGAGACGGGCGACGTCGACGGCGCGCTCGTCCACGCCGAGCAGGCCACCGACGAGCTCGACCCCGAGGCGACCGAGGCGCTCAGGGCCGCCGCCGAATCGGTGGCGTCGGCAGGGTCCGATCAGTCGCGCGAGGTTCGCGAGCAAGTGTCGGCCATGCTGATGTGGATGTCGGAGACCGACCTGGAGGGCCGTGAGTTCGGCCAGGGCGTCGCCGAGCGCGCACGAGCCATCGGGAACGGCAACGACCCGGCAGCGACTGACGGCGTGACGAGCGAGAACCCCGATGCTGCGGCAGAGGGAAATGCTGGCAAGTCGCAGCAGACCCGCCCGCCCGTCGGTGACGACCGCGGCGCCTCTGGAGACGCCGGCCAGTCCGATGGTGGAGCCAAGCCCGAGAGCAAGGGCGGTTCGGGCGCTCCCGCCAAGCCTGAGGACGCCGCCCCGCCCGCCGACGCGGGGTCCCCGAGCGACTCCAAGTCGCCCGCGGAGCCGGGACCGGCCGAGGATTCAGGCAAGACAGGAAAGTCAGGATCGTCGGGGGACACGGGCAAGCCCGAGAACCCAGGCGAGGACGGCAAGAACGCAGGAGGAGGGCGGCCTTAGTCGCTTATGGCGAGCGGTGACGGCCGGGCGATGCGGCAGTGATCGCTTCGACGTCCTCAGTAGTGGCGAGGCGTGCACGCCACTCGGTCACGAGCTCCCCAGGGGGAGTGCCGCAGGCCGGGTCATCGGCGGGCCGCCGAGGGCGTCTCGCCGCTACTGCGGAATACACGCCATCCCT
It encodes the following:
- a CDS encoding ATP-dependent Clp protease ATP-binding subunit, which gives rise to MTTPQQAPQADQQPSALEQFGQDFTALAESGSLDPVIGRDEEIRRVMQVLTRRTKNNAVLIGEPGVGKTAIVEGLAQRIVAGDVPSSLKDRRVIEIAMSSVVAGAAYRGQFEERLKAILTEVEQAEGRILLFIDELHTIVGAGKADGSVDAGNILKPMLARGKLRMIGATTLGEYREHIETDSALERRFQPVYVGEPSIEDTVAILRGLQEKYEVHHGVKITDEAIVASARLSDRYISDRFLPDKAVDLIDEATSALKMQLDSMPIELDRARRRIMQLEIERTQVAKDKSPAARARRDEIDADIARLKAESDELNMRWAREKDLIVRVSSATERLESLRGELDRAERYGELERAGRIRYGDIPAADKEMADARAELEAIPAEERMLREEVTGDDIASVVAKWTGVPVEKLLTDESSKLGQLEDRLHERVVGQHRAIASVADAIRRARAGLADEHRPIGSFLFLGPTGVGKTELARALAEQLFDDERAMIRIDMSEYMESHAVARLIGAPPGYVGYDQGGQLTEAVRRRPYSIVLFDEVEKAHPDVWNVLLQVLDDGRLTDGHGRTVNFTNTILIMTSNLGSDIVLGWDGVDRAALEANLQVALRTAFRPEFLNRLDDVVIFDRIDPSAMGDIVETELAKAVARIAAQKDIALTVTDALRESLARDGFDPAFGARPLKRLIQTRVLNALAKEIVDGTVGEGDQVRADWDGEQVVLESA
- a CDS encoding RNA polymerase sigma factor, with translation MTLGEYFPATLAAARQGATWAWESIYRDLYGPLHGFVRGSGVPGEAEDVVSETFLNIARDIHRFEGDEDRFRAWTFTIARRRMQDAWRSHGRTAPVTGEVDLSTIADERFLGNVESEALSDLSLMELRAVIRGLTAMQRDVLMLRVVADMSVKDTAEVLQKSEGAVRVLQNRAVRALRDALGRDDSDTPGKESDDDA